One part of the Amaranthus tricolor cultivar Red isolate AtriRed21 chromosome 16, ASM2621246v1, whole genome shotgun sequence genome encodes these proteins:
- the LOC130802335 gene encoding ribosomal RNA-processing protein 14-like isoform X1, which produces MKKKKQTSVAKGTTVDDSTAIDGSSSSVVVDVKSIVKDHAKFFDKLVELIPARFYLPTNDDEKPWIHGLSKAEKAEAKLKSIENTKKARRNRLDPVNSSKTTLDLLKESLEKEQSEKEGLIDGDGLELRNSEEKRSVTYEELQQRLRKKIAELRANRGDGSGEGRRREKREWKRKRNDNGEDDDGEDEDKVTKDNERDIEKEASEAAKGIEFGKVKLAGSSDDAVLKKKKKRKLSKEKELKRALELEEAKKDPEKGEAVAKKHSWKAATERAMGVKVHDNPKLIKESLRKEKKKHKKSVEQWKQRVETTQKMKKEKQDKRKGNIKAKIDKKKQAKIEKREKKLMRPGFEGRKEGFITGN; this is translated from the exons atgaagaagaagaagcaaacTTCCGTCGCAAAAGGTACCACCGTAGATGATTCAACCGCTATAGACGGAAGCTCTTCCTCCGTCGTTGTCGACGTTAAATCCATAGTAAAAGACCACGCAAAGTTCTTCGACAAACTCGTGGAGTTGATTCCGGCAAGATTCTACCTTCCGACGAATGACGATGAAAAACCATGGATCCATGGATTATCCAAAGCAGAAAAAGCAGAAGCGAAACTTAAATCGATTGAAAACACGAAGAAAGCGAGACGTAATAGGTTAGACCCTGTGAATTCGTCTAAAACAACCCTAGATTTGCTGAAAGAGTCATTAGAGAAGGAGCAATCGGAGAAAGAAGGGTTAATTGATGGTGATGGTTTGGAGTTGAGGAATTCGGAGGAGAAGAGGTCGGTGACTTACGAAGAGTTGCAACAGAGGTTACGGAAGAAGATTGCAGAGTTGCGAGCGAATAGAGGTGATGGTAGTGGAGAaggaaggaggagagagaagagGGAATGGAAGCGGAAGAGGAATGACAACGGAGAAGATGATGATGGAGAAGACGAAGATAAAGTTACGAAAGATAATGAAAGAGATATTGAGAAAGAAGCTTCTGAAGCTGCTAAAGGAATTGAGTTTGGGAAAGTCAAATTGGCTGGTTCTAGTGATGATG CAGTActtaagaagaagaagaagaggaaattGTCGAAGGAGAAGGAGTTGAAGAGAGCACTTGAGCTGGAAGAGGCTAAGAAGGACCCTGAAAAGGGCGAGGCAGTTGCGAAGAAGCATTCTTGGAAGGCAGCTACCGAGAGGGCAATGGGGGTTAAGGTACATGATAATCCCAAGCTGATAAAGGAAAGTTTACGGAAGGAAAAGAAGAAGCATAAGAAGAGTGTTGAGCAATGGAAGCAGAGGGTTGAAACCACTCAgaagatgaagaaggagaagcaGGATAAGAGAAAAGGAAATATTAAGGCAAAGATTGACAAGAAGAAACAAGCTAAAattgagaaaagagaaaagaagcttATGAGGCCAGGGTTCGAGGGCCGCAAAGAGGGCTTCATTACAGGGAATTAA
- the LOC130802335 gene encoding ribosomal RNA-processing protein 14-like isoform X2, translated as MKKKKQTSVAKGTTVDDSTAIDGSSSSVVVDVKSIVKDHAKFFDKLVELIPARFYLPTNDDEKPWIHGLSKAEKAEAKLKSIENTKKARRNRLDPVNSSKTTLDLLKESLEKEQSEKEGLIDGDGLELRNSEEKRSVTYEELQQRLRKKIAELRANRGDGSGEGRRREKREWKRKRNDNGEDDDGEDEDKVTKDNERDIEKEASEAAKGIEFGKVKLAGSSDDVLKKKKKRKLSKEKELKRALELEEAKKDPEKGEAVAKKHSWKAATERAMGVKVHDNPKLIKESLRKEKKKHKKSVEQWKQRVETTQKMKKEKQDKRKGNIKAKIDKKKQAKIEKREKKLMRPGFEGRKEGFITGN; from the exons atgaagaagaagaagcaaacTTCCGTCGCAAAAGGTACCACCGTAGATGATTCAACCGCTATAGACGGAAGCTCTTCCTCCGTCGTTGTCGACGTTAAATCCATAGTAAAAGACCACGCAAAGTTCTTCGACAAACTCGTGGAGTTGATTCCGGCAAGATTCTACCTTCCGACGAATGACGATGAAAAACCATGGATCCATGGATTATCCAAAGCAGAAAAAGCAGAAGCGAAACTTAAATCGATTGAAAACACGAAGAAAGCGAGACGTAATAGGTTAGACCCTGTGAATTCGTCTAAAACAACCCTAGATTTGCTGAAAGAGTCATTAGAGAAGGAGCAATCGGAGAAAGAAGGGTTAATTGATGGTGATGGTTTGGAGTTGAGGAATTCGGAGGAGAAGAGGTCGGTGACTTACGAAGAGTTGCAACAGAGGTTACGGAAGAAGATTGCAGAGTTGCGAGCGAATAGAGGTGATGGTAGTGGAGAaggaaggaggagagagaagagGGAATGGAAGCGGAAGAGGAATGACAACGGAGAAGATGATGATGGAGAAGACGAAGATAAAGTTACGAAAGATAATGAAAGAGATATTGAGAAAGAAGCTTCTGAAGCTGCTAAAGGAATTGAGTTTGGGAAAGTCAAATTGGCTGGTTCTAGTGATGATG TActtaagaagaagaagaagaggaaattGTCGAAGGAGAAGGAGTTGAAGAGAGCACTTGAGCTGGAAGAGGCTAAGAAGGACCCTGAAAAGGGCGAGGCAGTTGCGAAGAAGCATTCTTGGAAGGCAGCTACCGAGAGGGCAATGGGGGTTAAGGTACATGATAATCCCAAGCTGATAAAGGAAAGTTTACGGAAGGAAAAGAAGAAGCATAAGAAGAGTGTTGAGCAATGGAAGCAGAGGGTTGAAACCACTCAgaagatgaagaaggagaagcaGGATAAGAGAAAAGGAAATATTAAGGCAAAGATTGACAAGAAGAAACAAGCTAAAattgagaaaagagaaaagaagcttATGAGGCCAGGGTTCGAGGGCCGCAAAGAGGGCTTCATTACAGGGAATTAA
- the LOC130802336 gene encoding proline dehydrogenase 2, mitochondrial-like, whose product MAIRFTPKLFQKFRPLSSSSSTLPVLSLNFGSKPESLSSNQPENENPDSVLNFNDTQKLFSTFSTKKLIRSVFNLNMASMDPVVDMGIWIMRSKLIEVPVFRQAIFGSVKHSFYEQFVAGKDLKETSKTVEKIYEAGLRGMLNYGLEHAYDNLSCDQNYETFLNTIESTKFFPPSSISFVIVKISAICPMELLEKISDLLRWEKQDPSFKLNWKQNTLPIFSNSSPLYHTLKKPQPLTPQEEQDLDLTHQRLTKLCQKCVDLNVTLTVDAEDTKIQPGIDYLTYISVIQFNKLGDHIPIVYGTIQAYLKDAKERLFLAYNAAEKMGIPLGFKLVRGAYMSIETKLANSLGFESPIHDTIQDTHNCYNECASYMLNKIDNGSGAVVLATHNVQSGQMAATKAKDLGIGRENERLQFAQLYGMSEALSHGLKNAGFQVSKYLTFGPVEEVIPYLLRRAEENRGVLSSSSLDRQLMGLELKRRIKAGFGL is encoded by the exons ATGGCAATCAGATTTACACCAaagctttttcaaaaattccgCCCATTGagttcatcttcttcaactcTACCCGTTTTATCACTTAATTTCGGGTCAAAACCCGAATCATTATCCTCAAATCAACCCGAAAATGAAAACCCAGATTCGGTTTTGAATTTTAATGATACCCAGAAACTGTTTTCCACTTTTTCCACGAAAAAATTGATAAGATCTGTATTTAATCTTAATATGGCATCCATGGATCCGGTAGTGGATATGGGTATTTGGATAATGAGATCCAAATTGATTGAAGTACCCGTTTTTCGTCAGGCTATTTTTGGGTCAGTTAAGCATAGTTTTTATGAACAATTTGTTGCTGGGAAAGATTTAAAGGAAACGAGTAAGACTGTTGAAAAGATTTATGAGGCTGGATTAAGGGGAATGCTTAACTATGGATTAGAACATGCTTATGATAATCTTTCATGTGATCAGAATTATGAGACTTTTCTTAATACTATTGAATCTACCAAGTTTTTTCCTCCATCTTCG ATAAGTTTTGTGATTGTGAAGATAAGTGCAATTTGTCCAATGGAATTACTAGAGAAAATAAGTGATTTACTAAGATGGGAGAAGCAAGATCCTTCATTTAAACTCAATTGGAAACAAAACACCTTACCAATCTTCTCAAATTCAAGCCCTTTATACCATACACTTAAAAAACCACAACCCTTAACCCCTCAAGAAGAGCAAGATCTTGACTTAACCCATCAAAGATTAACAAAACTTTGTCAAAAATGTGTTGATCTTAATGTAACCCTAACAGTTGATGCTGAAGACACTAAGATTCAACCCGGTATCGACTATTTAACCTATATATCAGTCATTCAGTTCAATAAATTGGGTGATCATATACCAATTGTTTATGGGACAATTCAAGCTTACTTAAAAGATGCAAAAGAGAGATTGTTTTTGGCATATAATGCAGCTGAAAAAATGGGGATACCCTTAGGGTTTAAGCTTGTTAGAGGAGCTTATATGTCTATTGAAACTAAATTGGCTAATTCATTAGGGTTTGAGTCTCCTATACATGACACAATTCAAGATACTCATAATTGTTACAATGAATGTGCTTCTTATATGCTTAATAAGATTGATAATGGGTCCGGTGCTGTCGTCCTTGCCACTCATAATGTTCAATCAG GGCAAATGGCAGCCACCAAAGCAAAAGATTTGGGAATAGGAAGAGAAAATGAAAGGTTACAATTTGCACAATTATATGGAATGTCTGAGGCACTTTCACATGGCCTGAAAAATGCTGGTTTTCAAGTCAGCAAATACTTAACTTTTGGTCCTGTTGAAGAAGTCATTCCATACTTGTTAAGGAGAGCAGAAGAAAATAGAGGGGTGCTATCTTCTTCAAGTCTTGATAGGCAACTTATGGG GTTGGAGTTGAAGAGAAGAATAAAGGCCGGCTTTGGACTTTGA